From the genome of Nakamurella flavida, one region includes:
- a CDS encoding ketose-bisphosphate aldolase, with translation MLLNGTDLLGVAHRNDFAVPAFNISDYAMLNGVVRTCEELRSPVILAIHPDELSHIGTDVLPSVLAKAHRASVPITVHLDHGASVEQVLTAIQAGFTSVMIDGSLLPFEENVALTRRVVEIAHAVGVSVEGELGTIGKTDDEAEDGTATIIYTEPADAVSFVERTGVDSLAIAIGTCHGIYPASMKPALRLDLLDEIRAAVDIPLVLHGGSNNPDDEIGRAARSGVNKINISSDIKVAYHDAMREVLTDRGLREPNSIQPRCIAAIQVVAAQKIELFGAAGRADLY, from the coding sequence ATGTTGCTGAACGGCACGGATCTGCTCGGCGTCGCCCACCGGAACGACTTCGCGGTGCCCGCCTTCAACATCAGCGACTACGCGATGCTCAACGGTGTCGTCCGGACCTGCGAGGAGCTGCGCTCCCCGGTGATCCTGGCCATTCACCCCGACGAGCTCAGCCACATCGGCACCGACGTGTTGCCGTCCGTGCTGGCCAAGGCCCACCGTGCATCCGTGCCGATCACCGTCCACCTGGACCACGGCGCCTCCGTCGAGCAGGTGCTCACCGCCATCCAGGCCGGCTTCACCTCGGTGATGATCGACGGCTCGCTCCTGCCGTTCGAGGAGAACGTGGCGCTCACCCGCCGGGTCGTCGAGATCGCCCACGCGGTCGGCGTCTCGGTGGAGGGCGAGCTCGGCACCATCGGCAAGACCGACGACGAGGCCGAGGACGGCACCGCGACGATCATCTACACCGAGCCGGCGGACGCGGTCTCCTTCGTGGAGCGGACCGGGGTGGACAGCCTGGCCATCGCGATCGGGACCTGTCACGGCATCTACCCGGCCTCGATGAAGCCCGCGCTGCGCCTGGATCTGCTCGACGAGATCCGGGCCGCGGTCGACATCCCGCTGGTGCTGCACGGCGGGTCGAACAACCCCGACGACGAGATCGGGCGCGCCGCCCGGTCCGGCGTCAACAAGATCAACATCTCCAGCGACATCAAGGTCGCGTACCACGACGCGATGCGCGAGGTGCTGACCGATCGCGGCCTGCGCGAGCCCAACTCGATCCAGCCGCGGTGCATCGCCGCCATACAGGTCGTCGCCGCCCAGAAGATCGAGCTGTTCGGTGCTGCCGGCCGTGCCGACCTCTACTGA
- a CDS encoding ANTAR domain-containing protein — translation MAIIDSFRGFVEIAQRAPATSGSYLIGSRLAWAAAQVLGGQGAGLSIAAGSYLRWPWGASSEGSAAAERAQFTAGEGPCLTAYARQVAVVADETGIARDWPAFADHLLIRTPFRSVLAVPLRHRLGALDVYSVEATGAGAVDLLAVRMVAEEILVSLLADDVVASLQSDPTAAAPWSERSRVSVAIGMLNVALELGQADALAVLRSHAFGAGRSVDEVAGDLVDGLLTPDDLGR, via the coding sequence ATGGCCATCATCGACAGCTTCCGCGGTTTCGTCGAGATCGCGCAACGCGCACCCGCCACTTCCGGGTCCTATCTGATCGGGTCCCGGCTGGCCTGGGCCGCCGCCCAAGTCCTCGGCGGACAGGGCGCGGGCCTGAGCATCGCAGCGGGGTCGTACCTGCGCTGGCCGTGGGGAGCGAGCAGCGAGGGTTCCGCGGCCGCGGAGCGGGCCCAGTTCACCGCCGGCGAGGGGCCCTGCCTGACCGCCTATGCGCGGCAGGTGGCGGTCGTCGCGGACGAGACGGGCATCGCCCGGGACTGGCCCGCCTTCGCGGACCACCTGCTGATCCGGACGCCGTTCCGGTCGGTGCTCGCCGTTCCGCTCCGACACCGGTTGGGCGCGCTGGACGTCTACTCCGTGGAAGCCACGGGCGCCGGGGCCGTCGATCTCCTGGCGGTACGGATGGTCGCCGAGGAGATCCTGGTGTCTCTCCTGGCCGACGACGTCGTCGCCTCGTTGCAGTCCGACCCGACCGCCGCGGCCCCGTGGTCAGAGCGCAGCAGGGTGTCGGTGGCCATCGGGATGCTCAACGTGGCCCTGGAGCTCGGACAGGCCGATGCGTTGGCCGTGCTGCGGTCCCACGCCTTCGGTGCGGGGCGGTCGGTGGACGAGGTCGCCGGGGACCTCGTCGACGGACTCCTCACCCCGGACGACCTGGGTCGGTGA
- a CDS encoding pyridoxamine 5'-phosphate oxidase family protein — protein MTEPDIASLFDRVPPGWSSVIVDGRRYGLTRTVSAGGRIQKVYAEELGGTDVISANLYAGGVFRPCEMPAAKVVAFLESVTAPEDRGTARVASSATAERPSGPQPSDTTGRSSPVVHDPDPGKGHVMADDKTGAAKVAELAKDIRIAMLTTMDAEGHHISRPMAQQEVEFDGDLWFFAERTSRKVQHITANSEVGVTLSSNDTWISLEGEAVVVDDLAKKKELWNAFVGAWFTDGPEDPNVVLIKIEAHGAEYWDSPGGRIATVISFVKAKVTGKPYDGGENERVDL, from the coding sequence ATGACCGAGCCGGACATCGCGAGCCTGTTCGACCGGGTCCCGCCAGGGTGGTCGTCCGTGATCGTCGACGGTCGCCGGTACGGCCTCACCCGCACCGTGTCGGCCGGCGGGCGGATCCAGAAGGTGTACGCCGAGGAACTCGGTGGCACCGACGTGATCAGTGCAAACCTCTACGCGGGTGGGGTGTTCCGGCCCTGCGAGATGCCGGCCGCCAAGGTCGTCGCCTTCCTGGAGTCGGTGACCGCGCCGGAGGACCGGGGAACCGCGCGGGTAGCGTCGTCGGCGACGGCAGAGCGGCCTTCCGGCCCCCAGCCGTCGGACACCACCGGACGATCGAGTCCGGTGGTCCACGATCCCGATCCCGGAAAGGGACACGTCATGGCTGACGACAAGACCGGCGCCGCCAAGGTCGCCGAACTGGCGAAGGACATCCGCATTGCCATGCTCACCACGATGGATGCCGAGGGGCACCACATCTCCCGGCCCATGGCCCAGCAGGAGGTCGAGTTCGACGGCGACCTCTGGTTCTTCGCCGAGCGCACCTCGCGCAAGGTCCAGCACATCACCGCCAACTCCGAGGTCGGCGTCACGCTCAGTTCGAACGACACCTGGATCTCCCTCGAGGGCGAAGCCGTCGTCGTCGACGACCTGGCCAAGAAGAAGGAACTGTGGAACGCCTTCGTCGGCGCCTGGTTCACCGACGGTCCCGAGGACCCGAACGTCGTCCTGATCAAGATCGAGGCGCACGGCGCGGAGTACTGGGACAGCCCCGGTGGCCGCATCGCCACGGTGATCAGCTTCGTCAAGGCCAAGGTGACCGGCAAGCCCTACGACGGCGGCGAGAACGAACGCGTCGACCTCTGA
- a CDS encoding DeoR/GlpR family DNA-binding transcription regulator: MEDASRAARARPDEDDRRLPAGRKADLAAFVVERGQVTVAALAQHFGVSADTVRRDLDQLDADGVLIRTHGGALAPQALPRPDTTVDVRTRLRSDAKEIIGALAAGLVQDGQVVMMNAGTTVLSVVRHLEHHHDLILATNNLRIPAEVPPGVFHELYVFGGTVRLSAQDTTGPVSFPVAAGGEPMAVRADLAFVAVGGVSAGNGWSTSHLAEATMMREMAERARSVVVLADSSKFGRDLFARVGDLAVADVFVTDTAPTGDLARALADAGVRVVSPSG; this comes from the coding sequence GTGGAGGACGCATCCCGGGCGGCACGAGCACGCCCGGACGAGGACGACCGCCGACTGCCCGCGGGGCGCAAGGCCGACCTGGCCGCCTTCGTCGTCGAGCGGGGGCAGGTCACCGTGGCCGCCCTGGCCCAGCACTTCGGGGTCTCCGCGGACACCGTGCGGCGCGATCTCGACCAGCTGGACGCGGACGGGGTGCTCATCCGCACCCACGGTGGCGCGCTGGCCCCGCAGGCGCTGCCCCGCCCCGACACCACCGTCGACGTGCGCACCCGGCTCCGCTCCGACGCCAAGGAGATCATCGGCGCGCTGGCCGCCGGCCTGGTCCAGGACGGTCAGGTGGTGATGATGAACGCCGGTACCACCGTGCTGTCGGTGGTCCGCCATCTCGAGCACCACCACGACCTGATCCTGGCCACGAACAACCTGCGGATCCCGGCCGAGGTGCCACCCGGGGTCTTCCACGAGCTGTACGTGTTCGGTGGCACGGTGCGGCTCTCCGCCCAGGACACCACCGGTCCGGTCAGCTTCCCCGTCGCGGCCGGGGGTGAACCGATGGCGGTGCGCGCCGATCTCGCGTTCGTCGCCGTCGGCGGGGTCTCGGCCGGGAACGGGTGGAGCACCAGCCATCTCGCCGAGGCCACCATGATGCGGGAGATGGCGGAGCGGGCCCGGTCGGTCGTCGTGCTGGCCGACTCGTCGAAGTTCGGGCGCGACCTGTTCGCCCGGGTCGGCGATCTCGCCGTGGCCGACGTGTTCGTCACCGACACCGCGCCCACCGGCGACCTGGCCCGGGCGCTCGCCGATGCCGGGGTGCGGGTGGTCAGCCCGTCGGGGTGA
- a CDS encoding serine hydrolase domain-containing protein — MTATPLPRATPSAAGVDAAGVLAFVRALEATPGIDPHSLMLLRGGRVVAEGWWAPYAADRAHLLYSLSKSFTSTALALAVGDGLVDLDGTVLGHFPELDARIADPRSRRMLVRHVAAMASGHRDDVVTRALAADPDDLVHGFLSVPPDADPGSLWAYNQPCTFTVGAVVQRVTGGSLSALLADRFPPFAAAPTGWLTDRGGREIGWSGLHATTETVAALGQLYLQDGVWEGRRVLPAGWVAEATRSHISTGQHPEGHQDWEQGYGFQFWMARHGYRGDGAFGQYCIVLPEQDTVLAITSQTPQMQSVLDLVWEYLLPALGAAGSPATDTDLAAHLEALVLPLPTSDGPIDPAITGSFSARDGNDQPGLTAVRLHPAGGGWTVGLVEGADTLTMTAREGAWTVTDAMATAVAGSGSDLQVDVVLVETPHRLSLFCHPGDGTFTARWQTVPLHNPPLRDLRLPDPARPATEFTR; from the coding sequence GTGACCGCAACCCCGCTCCCCCGCGCCACCCCGAGCGCGGCCGGGGTCGACGCCGCCGGCGTGCTGGCCTTCGTCCGCGCTCTGGAAGCCACCCCCGGCATCGACCCGCACAGCCTCATGCTGCTGCGCGGCGGCCGGGTGGTCGCCGAGGGCTGGTGGGCGCCGTACGCCGCGGACCGGGCCCACCTCCTCTACTCGCTGAGCAAGAGCTTCACCTCGACGGCACTGGCCCTGGCCGTCGGTGACGGGCTGGTCGACCTGGATGGCACCGTGCTCGGCCACTTCCCCGAGCTCGACGCCCGGATCGCCGACCCGCGCAGTCGACGGATGCTGGTGCGGCACGTGGCCGCCATGGCCAGCGGGCACCGCGACGACGTGGTGACCCGGGCCCTGGCGGCGGACCCGGACGATCTCGTCCACGGGTTCCTGTCCGTCCCGCCCGACGCGGACCCGGGCTCGTTGTGGGCCTACAACCAGCCGTGTACCTTCACGGTCGGCGCCGTCGTCCAACGGGTCACCGGTGGCAGCCTGTCCGCCCTGCTCGCCGACCGGTTCCCGCCGTTCGCCGCCGCACCGACCGGCTGGCTGACCGACCGGGGCGGACGGGAGATCGGCTGGTCGGGTCTGCACGCCACCACCGAGACCGTCGCGGCGCTCGGCCAGCTGTACCTGCAGGACGGGGTGTGGGAGGGCCGCCGCGTGCTCCCGGCCGGCTGGGTCGCCGAGGCCACCCGCAGCCACATCTCCACCGGGCAGCACCCGGAGGGGCACCAGGACTGGGAGCAGGGGTACGGCTTCCAGTTCTGGATGGCGCGTCACGGCTACCGGGGCGACGGTGCCTTCGGGCAGTACTGCATCGTGCTGCCCGAGCAGGACACCGTGCTGGCCATCACCTCGCAGACCCCGCAGATGCAATCGGTGCTGGACCTGGTGTGGGAGTACCTGCTGCCCGCGCTGGGTGCTGCCGGATCCCCGGCCACGGACACGGATCTCGCGGCCCACCTCGAGGCGTTGGTGCTCCCGTTGCCTACCTCCGACGGGCCCATCGATCCGGCGATCACCGGGTCCTTCAGCGCCCGGGACGGCAACGACCAACCCGGTCTCACCGCGGTCCGTCTGCACCCCGCGGGCGGCGGGTGGACCGTCGGACTGGTCGAGGGGGCGGACACGCTGACGATGACGGCACGGGAAGGGGCCTGGACCGTCACCGACGCGATGGCCACCGCCGTCGCGGGAAGCGGATCCGACCTGCAGGTCGACGTGGTCCTCGTGGAGACCCCGCACCGGCTCTCGCTGTTCTGCCACCCCGGCGACGGGACGTTCACCGCCCGGTGGCAGACCGTGCCGCTGCACAACCCGCCCCTGCGGGATCTCCGCCTTCCCGATCCGGCCCGGCCGGCCACGGAGTTCACCCGCTGA
- a CDS encoding ADP-dependent glucokinase/phosphofructokinase yields the protein MGGTVDYVVDWDPASVQTLVDRYGITVDELHRYAPIDDERSLLVCLLAFVATGTGGERFVASPRVVTTFAAHFPTRVDLGGTCVRAALAMDRLGLPSVVHLVSIDDDVRRLLPAGVAHVCSAAADSTDPHLIVQFAAGSSVVLAGTRITAAHPNRVILANDVPNELMVLSEQLDTLVMDAPVLLLSGFNTMKDPALVADRLDRLRRVVARMPAGGVVLYEDGGFHDRAIGTQVRAGVAELVELFSMNEDEWQNHLGRTVDLLDPLDARRGLQELQALVPARTLVVHTKFWSVAIGADAARWAPVLRGGITMASTRFCHGDTFTPADHRRVGAGPPHPDGAAFACELNADGAGDLWCEPGLLLEVDHPHTVGLGDSFAGGMVSALVTGSEDSATSHHKE from the coding sequence TTGGGTGGCACGGTCGACTACGTCGTCGACTGGGACCCGGCGTCGGTGCAGACCCTGGTCGACCGGTACGGCATCACAGTGGACGAGCTGCACCGCTACGCCCCCATCGACGACGAGCGATCCCTGCTGGTGTGCCTGCTCGCCTTCGTCGCGACGGGCACCGGGGGCGAACGGTTCGTCGCCTCGCCCCGGGTGGTGACGACCTTCGCCGCGCACTTCCCCACCCGGGTCGACCTCGGCGGCACCTGTGTGCGCGCCGCCCTGGCCATGGACCGGTTGGGGCTGCCGAGCGTGGTGCACCTGGTCAGCATCGACGACGACGTCCGCCGGCTGCTGCCGGCCGGCGTCGCGCACGTCTGCAGTGCCGCGGCCGACAGCACCGATCCGCACCTGATCGTGCAGTTCGCCGCCGGGTCGAGCGTCGTCCTGGCCGGCACCCGCATCACCGCGGCACATCCCAACCGGGTGATCCTGGCCAACGACGTCCCCAACGAGCTGATGGTCCTCAGCGAGCAGCTGGACACGCTGGTCATGGATGCTCCCGTCCTGCTCCTGTCGGGCTTCAACACGATGAAGGACCCGGCGCTGGTCGCCGATCGGCTGGACCGGCTCCGCCGGGTGGTCGCGCGGATGCCCGCGGGCGGGGTGGTGCTCTACGAGGACGGCGGTTTCCACGACCGGGCCATCGGCACACAGGTCCGGGCGGGTGTCGCCGAACTGGTCGAGCTGTTCAGCATGAACGAGGACGAATGGCAGAACCACCTCGGCCGGACCGTCGACCTGCTCGATCCGCTCGACGCGCGGCGTGGCCTTCAGGAGCTGCAGGCTCTGGTCCCCGCCCGGACCCTCGTGGTGCACACCAAGTTCTGGTCCGTCGCCATCGGGGCGGACGCCGCCCGCTGGGCACCTGTGCTGCGCGGCGGCATCACCATGGCCAGTACCCGGTTCTGCCACGGGGACACCTTCACCCCCGCCGACCACCGTCGGGTGGGCGCGGGCCCGCCCCACCCCGACGGCGCGGCCTTCGCTTGCGAGCTGAACGCAGACGGGGCCGGCGATCTGTGGTGCGAGCCCGGGCTGCTGCTGGAGGTGGACCACCCGCACACCGTGGGGCTCGGTGATTCCTTCGCCGGCGGGATGGTGAGCGCGCTGGTCACAGGATCGGAGGATTCAGCCACCTCTCATCACAAGGAGTGA
- a CDS encoding phosphatase PAP2 family protein, producing the protein MTLLDGFAALWTSDGTNDLHGTVLDAATLARNDQVVTWVNGNATAAQQFSALQTSAYENKKDDTYDESITVAPGLGSVLAPIYVQGRQTDALPLTDALLASTGGSSGDFLTGIGAAKDAYSYPRPFLASDTAAPPAGEPCSESDNGESLQANRVGKPYADATGNLLVTRVGTAVDTTHTYADHDVVLDPGYAGLCTAGSFPSGHTATAYQSGITLATLLPELAPEILSRASEQANNRLVLGVHYPLDLMGGRISGEAGIAAQWSDAQYVSSVLLPARAELVAYLQAQCGDVLTACIARSTPYQADPYGGSAMPGGTAQIVTDRASAVAAYTERLTYGFPSVTASGAAPAVPAGAENLLLTTFPTLTDAQRDAVLAQTQIPAGYALDRTMTGEGSWQRLDLAAAMSATVQLDADGSVTVTGTGGTAQVLPAPTPTTPPVPTTQTDTTTTPASTDTTTPTSTDTPGTSETTTTPTPTPTPKTETETETESVVTVSVVTIWTSRGPVGYGSNGFGHAEDHGDPVTGQLAATGVPAARTTWLGFGVLIGGAGLVLLGRTRRRSRLH; encoded by the coding sequence GTGACCCTGCTCGACGGATTCGCCGCCCTGTGGACCTCCGACGGGACGAACGACCTGCACGGCACCGTCCTGGACGCCGCAACCCTGGCCCGCAACGATCAGGTCGTCACCTGGGTGAACGGCAATGCCACCGCTGCGCAACAGTTCTCGGCCCTGCAGACCTCCGCGTACGAGAACAAGAAGGACGACACCTACGACGAGTCGATCACCGTCGCTCCCGGGCTCGGCTCCGTCCTGGCCCCGATCTACGTCCAGGGCCGGCAGACCGACGCCCTCCCCCTCACCGACGCCCTGCTGGCCAGCACGGGCGGCTCGAGCGGGGACTTCCTGACCGGCATCGGGGCCGCCAAGGACGCCTACAGCTACCCCCGCCCGTTCCTGGCCTCGGACACCGCGGCTCCCCCGGCCGGCGAGCCGTGCAGCGAGAGTGACAACGGAGAATCACTGCAGGCCAACCGGGTCGGCAAGCCGTATGCGGACGCGACCGGCAACCTCCTGGTCACCCGGGTCGGCACCGCCGTCGACACCACGCACACCTACGCCGACCACGACGTCGTCCTGGATCCCGGCTACGCGGGTCTGTGCACGGCCGGGTCGTTCCCCAGCGGCCACACCGCCACGGCCTACCAGTCGGGGATCACCCTGGCCACACTGCTGCCCGAACTCGCACCGGAGATCCTCTCCCGCGCCTCGGAACAGGCCAACAACCGGCTCGTCCTCGGGGTGCACTACCCGTTGGACCTCATGGGCGGGCGGATCAGTGGGGAGGCCGGGATCGCCGCGCAGTGGTCCGACGCGCAGTACGTCAGCAGCGTGCTGCTGCCGGCACGCGCGGAGCTGGTGGCCTATCTGCAGGCGCAGTGCGGGGACGTGCTGACGGCGTGCATCGCCCGCTCCACCCCTTACCAGGCCGATCCGTACGGCGGGAGCGCGATGCCGGGTGGGACCGCCCAGATCGTCACCGACCGGGCGTCCGCGGTGGCGGCCTACACCGAACGGCTCACCTACGGCTTCCCGTCGGTGACCGCCTCCGGGGCCGCTCCGGCCGTCCCCGCCGGGGCGGAGAACCTGCTGCTCACCACCTTCCCCACGTTGACCGACGCGCAGCGCGACGCTGTCCTGGCCCAGACGCAGATCCCCGCCGGCTACGCACTGGACCGCACCATGACCGGCGAAGGGTCCTGGCAGCGGCTCGACCTCGCGGCGGCGATGAGCGCCACCGTCCAGCTGGACGCCGACGGGTCGGTCACCGTGACCGGCACCGGCGGCACCGCACAGGTGCTCCCCGCCCCGACGCCCACCACGCCGCCGGTGCCCACCACGCAGACCGACACCACCACCACCCCGGCCAGCACCGACACCACCACGCCGACCAGTACCGACACGCCGGGCACGAGCGAGACCACCACGACACCGACACCGACACCGACACCGAAGACGGAGACGGAGACGGAGACGGAGTCCGTGGTGACGGTGTCCGTGGTGACGATCTGGACCTCCCGCGGCCCGGTCGGGTACGGATCGAACGGGTTCGGCCATGCGGAGGACCACGGTGATCCCGTCACCGGGCAGCTGGCCGCGACCGGCGTACCCGCGGCGCGCACGACCTGGCTGGGATTCGGGGTGCTGATCGGCGGCGCGGGGCTCGTCCTGCTGGGCCGGACCCGACGGCGATCGCGTCTGCACTGA